A genomic region of Zalophus californianus isolate mZalCal1 chromosome 11, mZalCal1.pri.v2, whole genome shotgun sequence contains the following coding sequences:
- the RAG1 gene encoding V(D)J recombination-activating protein 1, which yields MAVSLPPTLGLTSAPDEIQHPHIKFSEWKFKLFRVRSFEKAPEEAQVEKKVSSEGKPSLEQSPAVLDKADGQKPALSQPALNAHPKFLKKSHDDGKARDKAIHQANLRHLCRICGNSFKTDGHNRRYPVHGPVDGKTQVLLRKKEKRATSWPDLIAKVFRIDVKADVDSVHPTEFCHNCWRILYRKFSGAPCEVYFPRNATMEWHPHTPSCDICHTARQGLKRKSRQPNGQLSKKLKTVVDRARRAHWHKRRAPARISSEEVMQKISNCSNIHLSTKLLAVDFPAHFVKSISCQICKHILADPVETTCKHVFCRICILRCLKVIGSNCPCCQYPCFPTNLESPVKSFLSILNSLMVKCPAKECNEEVSLEKYNHHVSSHKESKETFVHINKGGRPRQHLLSLTRRAQKHRLRELKLQVKAFADREEGGDVKSVCLTLFLLALRARNEHRQADELEAIMQGRGSGLQPAVCLAIRVNTFLSCSQYHKMYRTVKAITGRQIFQPLHALRNAEKVLLPGYHPFEWQPPLKNVSSSTDVGIIDGLSGLSSSVDDYTVDTIAKRFRYDSALVSALMDMEEDILEGVRAQDLDDYLNGPFTVVVKESCDGMGDVSEKHGSGPAVPEKAVRFSFTVMKITIAHGSENVKVFEEVKPNSELCCKPLCLMLADESDHETLTAILSPLIAEREAMKSSQLMLEMGGILRTFKFIFRGTGYDEKLIREVEGLEASGSVYICTLCDTTRLEASQNLVFHSITRSHSENLERYEVWRSNPYHESVEELRDRVKGVSSKPFIETVPSIDALHCDIGNAAEFYKIFQLEIGEVYRNPNASKEERKRWQATLDKHLRKKMNLKPIMRMNGNFARKLMTKETVEAVCELIPSEERHEALRELMDLYLKMKPVWRSTCPAKECPESLCQYSFNSQRFAELLSTKFKYRYEGKITNYFHKTLAHVPEIIERDGSIGAWASEGNESGNKLFRRFRKMNARQSKCYEMEDVLKHHWLYTSKYLQKFMNAHNAYKNSGFTLSSQSGVGDPLGPEDSLETQDSMEF from the coding sequence ATGGCTGTCTCTTTGCCACCCACCCTGGGACTCACTTCTGCCCCAGATGAAATTCAGCACCCACATATTAAATTTTCAGAATGGAAATTTAAACTGTTCAGGGTACGATCTTTTGAAAAGGCACCCGAAGAAGCTCAAGTAGAAAAGAAAGTTTCCTCTGAGGGGAAACCCTCTCTGGAGCAATCTCCAGCTGTCCTGGACAAGGCTGATGGTCAGAAGCCGGCTCTGAGTCAACCAGCATTAAATGCTCACCCTAAGTTTCTGAAGAAATCCCATGATGATGGGAAAGCAAGAGACAAAGCAATCCACCAAGCCAACCTTCGACATCTCTGCCGTATCTGTGGGAATTCTTTTAAAACTGACGGGCACAATAGGAGATATCCAGTCCACGGGCCTGTGGATGGTAAAACCCAAGTCCTTTTacgaaagaaggaaaagagagccaCTTCCTGGCCAGACCTCATTGCCAAGGTCTTCCGGATCGATGTGAAAGCAGATGTTGACTCAGTCCACCCCACTGAGTTCTGCCATAACTGCTGGCGCATCCTGTACAGGAAGTTTAGCGGTGCCCCATGTGAGGTTTACTTCCCAAGGAATGCAACCATGGAGTGGCACCCCCACACACCATCCTGTGACATCTGCCACACTGCCCGCCAGGGACTCAAGAGGAAGAGTCGTCAGCCAAACGGGCAGCTCAGCAAAAAACTCAAAACTGTGGTTGACCGAGCGAGAAGAGCCCATTGGCACAAGAGAAGAGCTCCGGCAAGGATTAGCAGCGAGGAAGTGATGCAGAAGATTTCCAACTGCAGTAATATACATCTTAGTACCAAGCTTCTTGCAGTGGACTTCCCAGCACATTTTGTGAAATCCATCTCCTGCCAGATTTGCAAACACATTCTGGCTGACCCTGTGGAGACCACCTGTAAGCATGTATTTTGCAGGATCTGCATTCTCAGATGCCTCAAAGTCATAGGCAGCAACTGTCCCTGTTGCCAATATCCCTGCTTCCCTACCAACCTGGAGAGTCCAGTGAAGTCCTTTCTGAGCATCTTGAATTCCCTGATGGTGAAATGTCCAGCCAAGGAGTGCAACGAGGAGGTAAGcctagaaaaatataatcacCACGTCTCAAGCCACAAGGAATCCAAAGAGACTTTTGTGCATATTAACAAAGGGGGTCGGCCCCGTCAGCATCTCCTGTCCTTGACCCGAAGGGCTCAGAAGCACCGCCTGAGGGAGCTCAAGCTGCAAGTCAAGGCTTTTGCCGACAGAGAAGAAGGTGGAGATGTGAAATCCGTGTGTCTGACCTTGTTCCTGCTGGCGCTGAGGGCAAGGAATGAGCACAGACAAGCGGACGAGCTGGAGGCCATCATGCAGGGACGGGGCTCTGGCCTGCAGCCAGCTGTGTGCTTGGCCATCCGTGTCAACACCTTCCTCAGCTGCAGTCAGTACCACAAGATGTACAGGACTGTGAAAGCCATCACCGGGAGGCAGATTTTTCAGCCTTTGCATGCCCTTCGGAATGCTGAGAAGGTCCTCCTGCCAGGCTACCACCCCTTTGAGTGGCAGCCCCCTCTGAAGAACGTGTCCTCCAGCACCGACGTGGGCATTATTGATGGCCTGTCCGGCCTGTCCTCCTCGGTGGATGACTACACTGTGGATACCATTGCGAAGCGCTTCCGCTACGATTCGGCTTTGGTATCTGCTCTGATGGACATGGAAGAAGACATCTTGGAAGGCGTGAGAGCCCAAGACCTTGATGACTACCTGAATGGCCCCTTCACCGTCGTGGTGAAGGAGTCTTGTGACGGAATGGGAGATGTGAGCGAGAAGCACGGGAGCGGGCCAGCCGTTCCAGAAAAGGCAGTTCGGTTTTCGTTCACGGTCATGAAAATTACTATAGCCCATGGCTCAGAAAATGTGAAGGTGTTTGAAGAAGTCAAACCCAACTCTGAACTGTGTTGTAAGCCCCTGTGTCTCATGCTGGCAGATGAGTCTGACCACGAGACCCTGACGGCCATCCTGAGTCCTCTCATTGCCGAGAGGGAGGCCATGAAGAGCAGCCAATTAATGCTTGAGATGGGAGGCATCCTTCGGACTTTCAAGTTCATCTTCAGGGGCACCGGATATGATGAGAAACTCATCCGGGAAGTCGAAGGCCTCGAGGCTTCTGGCTCAGTCTACATTTGTACCCTTTGTGACACCACCCGCCTAGAAGCCTCTCAAAATCTTGTCTTCCACTCCATCACCAGAAGCCACTCTGAGAACCTGGAGCGCTATGAGGTCTGGCGTTCCAACCCATACCACGAGTCAGTGGAAGAACTGCGGGATCGGGTGAAAGGGGTCTCATCGAAACCTTTCATCGAGACTGTCCCTTCCATAGATGCACTCCACTGTGACATTGGCAATGCAGCTGAGTTCTACAAGATTTTCCAGCTAGAGATAGGGGAGGTGTATAGGAATCCCAATGCTtccaaagaggaaaggaaaagatggcAGGCTACATTGGACAAGCATCTCCGGAAGAAGATGAACCTGAAACCCATCATGAGGATGAATGGCAACTTTGCCAGGAAGCTCATGACCAAAGAGACAGTTGAAGCAGTTTGTGAATTAATTCCCTCTGAGGAGAGGCATGAAGCTCTGAGGGAGCTGATGGACCTTTACCTGAAGATGAAGCCTGTATGGCGATCAACGTGTCCCGCAAAAGAGTGCCCAGAATCCCTCTGCCAGTATAGCTTCAATTCACAGCGTTTTGCTGAGCTCCTTTCTACCAAGTTCAAGTATAGATATGAGGGCAAAATCACCAATTATTTTCACAAAACCCTGGCACACGTCCCTGAAATTATTGAGAGAGATGGCTCCATTGGGGCATGGGCAAGCGAGGGAAATGAGTCTGGCAACAAACTGTTCAGGCGCTTCCGAAAAATGAATGCCAGACAGTCCAAATGCTATGAGATGGAAGATGTCTTGAAACACCACTGGCTGTATACCTCCAAATACCTGCAGAAGTTTATGAATGCTCATAATGCGTATAAAAACTCTGGGTTTACCTTAAGCTCGCAGTCAGGCGTAGGGGACCCATTAGGCCCGGAGGACTCTCTGGAAACTCAAGATTCAATGGAATTTTAA
- the RAG2 gene encoding V(D)J recombination-activating protein 2 has product MSLQMITVSNNIALIQPGFSLMNFDGQVFFFGQKGWPKRSCPTGVFHFDVKHNHLKLKPALFSKDSCYLPPLRYPATCIFRSSLESEKHQYIIHGGKTPNNELSDKIYVMSIAGKNSKKVTFRCTEKDLVGDVPEARYGHSIDVVYSRGKSIGVLFGGRSYIPSSQRTTEKWNSVADCLPHVFLVDFEFGCSTSYILPELQDGLSFHVSIARNDTIYILGGHSLANNTRPANLYRIKVDLPLGSPAVNCTVLPGGISVSSAILTQTNNDEFVIVGGYQLENQKRMVCNIVSLEDNKIEIREMETPDWTPDLKHSKIWFGSNMGNGTVLLGIPGDNKQATSDAFYFYMLKCAEDNVNEDQKTLTNSQTSTEDPGDSTPFEDSEEFCFSAEAYSFDGDDEFDTYNEDDEEDESETGYWITCCPTCDVDINTWVPFYSTELNKPAMIYCSHGDGHWVHAQCMDLAEDTLIHLSEGSNKYYCNEHVKIARALQTPKRVLPLKKPPLKSLHKKGSGKIFTPAKKSFLRRLFD; this is encoded by the coding sequence ATGTCACTACAGATGATAACAGTCAGTAATAACATAGCCTTAATTCAACCAGGCTTCTCACTGATGAATTTTGATGGGCAAGTTTTCTTCTTTGGCCAGAAAGGCTGGCCAAAGAGGTCCTGCCCCACTGGAGTTTTCCATTTTGATGTAAAGCATAACCATCTCAAACTGAAGCCCGCACTTTTCTCTAAGGATTCCTGCTACCTTCCTCCTCTTCGTTACCCGGCCACTTGCATATTCAGAAGCAGCTTAGAGTCTGAAAAACATCAATACATCATCCATGGAGGGAAAACACCAAACAATGAGCTTTCAGATAAGATTTATGTCATGTCTATTGCTGGCAAGAACAGCAAAAAAGTTACTTTTCGCTGCACGGAGAAAGACTTGGTAGGAGATGTTCCCGAAGCCAGATATGGTCATTCCATTGATGTGGTGTATAGTCGAGGGAAAAGTATAGGTGTTCTCTTTGGAGGACGGTCATACATTCCTTCTTCCCAAAGAACCACAGAAAAATGGAATAGTGTAGCTGACTGTCTGCCCCATGTTTTCTTGGTGGATTTTGAATTTGGGTGCTCTACATCATACATACTTCCAGAACTTCAGGATGGGCTATCTTTTCATGTCTCTATTGCCAgaaatgataccatttatattttAGGAGGACATTCACTTGCCAATAACACCCGCCCTGCCAACCTATACAGAATAAAGGTTGATCTCCCACTGGGTAGCCCAGCTGTGAATTGCACAGTCTTGCCAGGAGGGATCTCTGTCTCCAGTGCAATCCTGACGCAAACAAACAATGATGAGTTTGTTATTGTTGGTGGCTATCAGCTTGAAAATCAAAAGAGAATGGTCTGTAACATCGTCTCTTTAGAGGACAATAAGATAGAAATTCGTGAGATGGAGACCCCAGATTGGACCCCAGATCTTAAGCACAGCAAGATCTGGTTTGGGAGCAACATGGGAAATGGAACTGTACTCCTTGGCATACCAGGAGACAATAAACAGGCTACTTCAGACGCCTTCTATTTCTATATGTTGAAATGTGCTGAAGACAATGTGAATGAAGATCAGAAAACGCTCACAAATAGTCAGACATCAACAGAAGACCCAGGGGACTCCACTCCCTTTGAAGACTCAGAAGAATTTTGTTTCAGTGCAGAAGCATATAGctttgatggtgatgatgaattTGACACCTATAACGAAGATGATGAGGAAGATGAGTCTGAGACAGGCTACTGGATTACATGCTGCCCCACTTGTGATGTGGATATCAACACTTGGGTACCATTTTATTCAACTGAGCTCAACAAACCTGCCATGATCTACTGTTCTCATGGAGACGGGCACTGGGTCCATGCTCAGTGCATGGATCTGGCAGAAGACACGCTCATTCATCTGTCAGAAGGAAGCAACAAATATTACTGCAATGAACATGTGAAGATAGCAAGAGCACTGCAAACCCCCAAAAGAGTCCTACCCTTAAAAAAGCCTCCTCTGAAATCCCTCCACAAAAAAGGTTCTGGGAAAATTTTTACTCCTGCCAAGAAATCTTTTCTTAGAAGGTTGTTTGATTAG